A window of Pirellulales bacterium contains these coding sequences:
- a CDS encoding universal stress protein, which produces MRVLIGVDGSEGGWEGIYQASKLLSGDRDQIALYYSPPQIVFKRGVSPSGDMIERTRTSLADNVLDEALQRLPTAWHKQVEKIIGQQKPREGIPAAAESWKAELVVVGARGSSTQSRTAMGSVARAIVRSTSVPVMVARKKLAKQTDGGYRVLMGLDVIPQSKAPAEFLARCSWPQQASGRLLHVIEPMLGAELPEWLEVKARQSRDEALSQAWIAEYQAEKRQKYDELAEYAKQLPAIFHQQSPIVLEGFAAEKILETIQADDIDLLIVGTRDLGAWQRFMLGSTAEKVVQQATCSVLVLHHFATK; this is translated from the coding sequence ATGCGCGTGCTGATTGGGGTCGACGGTTCTGAAGGGGGTTGGGAAGGGATTTACCAAGCGAGCAAATTGCTTTCGGGAGATCGCGACCAGATCGCGCTGTACTATTCGCCGCCGCAGATCGTGTTCAAGCGCGGAGTTTCGCCGAGCGGCGACATGATCGAGCGGACGCGCACCAGCCTGGCCGATAATGTGCTTGACGAGGCGCTGCAGCGGTTGCCGACCGCGTGGCACAAGCAGGTCGAAAAGATCATTGGCCAGCAGAAGCCGCGCGAGGGCATTCCGGCGGCCGCCGAAAGCTGGAAAGCCGAACTGGTAGTGGTGGGCGCGCGCGGTTCCAGCACGCAGTCTAGAACGGCGATGGGCAGTGTGGCGCGGGCGATCGTGCGCAGCACCAGCGTGCCGGTGATGGTGGCGCGTAAGAAGCTCGCCAAGCAGACCGACGGTGGCTACCGCGTGTTGATGGGCCTGGATGTGATCCCGCAGTCGAAGGCGCCGGCCGAATTTTTAGCGCGTTGCTCCTGGCCCCAACAGGCCAGTGGCCGGCTGCTGCACGTCATTGAGCCCATGCTGGGGGCAGAACTGCCGGAATGGCTGGAAGTGAAAGCGCGGCAATCGCGCGACGAGGCGCTATCGCAAGCGTGGATCGCCGAGTACCAGGCGGAGAAGCGCCAAAAGTACGACGAACTAGCCGAGTACGCCAAGCAGTTGCCGGCGATCTTCCACCAGCAGTCGCCGATCGTATTGGAGGGATTCGCCGCGGAAAAGATTTTGGAGACCATCCAGGCGGACGATATCGACTTATTGATCGTGGGGACGCGCGACCTGGGCGCCTGGCAGCGATTCATGCTGGGGAGCACGGCGGAGAAGGTGGTGCAGCAGGCCACCTGCTCGGTGTTGGTGCTGCACCACTTTGCGACCAAATGA